In the genome of Notamacropus eugenii isolate mMacEug1 chromosome 5, mMacEug1.pri_v2, whole genome shotgun sequence, one region contains:
- the MMP13 gene encoding collagenase 3: MQPMVIAAFFLLSWTYCSTFPVPYDDDDDDDLTQEDLQFAENYLKTYYNLYSNPAGILKKKTSSTAAEKLREMQSFFGLEVTGKLDDDTLDVMKKPRCGVPDVGEYNFFPRNIKWPRLDLTYRILNYTPDMSQAEVDKAIRKALKVWSDVTPLNFTRLHDGTADIMISFGTKEHGDFYPFDGPSGLLAHAFPPGPNYGGDAHFDDDEIWTNSAKGYNLFLVAAHEFGHSLGLDHSKDPGALMFPIYTYTGKSGFVLPDDDVQGIQTLYGPGDEDPDHKHPKTPDKCDPALSLDAVTSLRGETIIFKDRFFWRLHPQMIEPDLFLTKSFWPELPNSIDAAYENPAHDLIFIFRGRKFWALNGYDILQEYPKKISELGFPKEIKRIDAAVHLEATGETLFFTGDHFWSYDETNHTMNKGYPRRLEEEFPGISNRVDAVYEKNGYIYFFSGVLQFEYSIWSQRIVRVMPTNSLLWC, from the exons ATGCAGCCAATGGTCATAGCTGCCTTCTTTCTATTAAGCTGGACATATTGTTCAACTTTCCCTGTAccctatgatgatgatgatgatgatgacctgACACAGGAGGACCTCCAGTTTGCAGAG AACTATTTGAAGACATACTACAATCTTTATTCTAACCCTGCTGGCATACTGAAGAAGAAGACATCAAGCACTGCAGCCGAAAAACTCAGAGAAATGCAGTCGTTCTTTGGCTTGGAAGTGACTGGCAAACTGGATGATGACACTTTAGATGTGATGAAAAAGCCAAGATGTGGGGTCCCTGATGTGGgagaatataattttttccccCGAAATATCAAGTGGCCTAGGCTTGATTTAACCTACAG GATCCTGAATTACACCCCAGACATGTCCCAGGCAGAAGTGGACAAGGCAATAAGAAAAGCATTGAAGGTCTGGTCTGATGTGACACCTCTCAACTTTACCAGGCTCCATGATGGTACTGCTGATATCATGATCTCCTTTGGGACTAAAG AGCATGGAGACTTCTATCCCTTTGATGGACCTTCTGGACTTTTGGCTCATGCTTTTCCTCCTGGGCCCAACTATGGAGGGGATGCTCATTTTGATGATGATGAGATCTGGACAAATAGTGCCAAAG gatatAACTTGTTTCTTGTTGCTGCCCATGAATTTGGCCACTCCTTGGGCCTGGACCACTCCAAGGATCCTGGTGCACTTATGTTTCCCATCTATACCTATACTGGCAAAAGCGGCTTTGTGCTTCCTGATGATGATGTACAAGGCATCCAAACTCTCTATG GTCCTGGAGATGAAGACCCAGATCATAAACACCCCAAAACCCCAGACAAATGTGATCCTGCTTTGTCACTGGATGCTGTCACTAGCCTTCGAGGAGAAACAATAATCTTTAAAGACAG ATTCTTCTGGCGTCTGCATCCTCAGATGATTGAGCCAGATCTGTTTTTAACCAAATCATTTTGGCCAGAACTTCCAAACAGTATTGATGCCGCATATGAGAATCCCGCTCATGACCTAATATTCATCTTTAGAG GCAGAAAGTTTTGGGCCCTGAATGGCTATGACATACTGCAGGAGTACCCCAAGAAAATCTCTGAGCTGGGGTtcccaaaagagattaagagGATAGATGCTGCAGTTCACCTTGAAGCTACAGGAGAGACCCTCTTCTTCACTGGAGATCACTTCTGGAG CTATGATGAAACGAACCATACAATGAACAAAGGCTATCCCAGACGACTGGAGGAAGAATTCCCAGGAATTAGCAACAGAGTAGATGCTGTCTATGAAAAAAATG GTTACATATACTTCTTTAGTGGAGTCTTGCAGTTTGAGTACAGCATCTGGAGTCAACGCATCGTTAGAGTCATGCCAACCAATTCCCTCTTGTGGTGTTAA